ATACTTTGCAACTATTTCCTCAAAGGTAATCTAGTTCTCAACCTTTAGACACCTTTTATTCAATTCATGAAACCATAGGATTACAGACATACTGAGCCTGAATTTTcaccataattttaaaagtaataagtaAGGTAGAGGTTAAAAACTTAAGTTTTAGAGTCAGTCAGAAGTGAATTCAAATCCAGACTCTGTGGCTTTCTTAGTTGTGTTGTATCAGGTAAACTGAAGAATGTTtctatgtttcttcatttgtgaaatagggaaattgttttgaagattaaaagaaataatgcatatcaaactctcttttttttttttgagactgagtctcaatctgttgccctcttggctcactgcagcctcagcctcccaggttcaagtgattctcctgcctcagcctcccaagtagctgggactacaggcccatgccaccatgcccggctaattttgtatttttagtagagatggggtttcgccatgttggctaagctggtcttcaactcttgacctcaagtgatctaccctcctcggcctcccaaaatgctgggattacaggcatgagccactgctcccagactGCATATCAAACTCTAAACCCAGTGCTCAATAAGGCACACAGTAAATTCTCAATAGATGTTAACTTACTATCATTAGTCAGTGAAGTCATTGCTAAGTAATGATTATTTTTATCTGTGTAGAAAGATCATccacggccaggcgcggtggctcccacctgtaatcccagcactttgcggggtcgaggtaggtggatcacctgaggtcaggggttcgagatcagcctgaccaacatggtgaaaccacatctctactaaaaataccaaaaaaaaaaaaaaaaaaaaaattagctgggcgtggtggcgggtgcctgtagtcccagctactccggaggctgaggcagcaaaatcacttgaaccagggaggcggagcttgcagtgagccgagatcgcaccactgcactgcagcctgggtaacagagcttgactcgtctcaaaaaaaaaaaaaaaaaaaaaaccatgacatTTGGTGTTCAATAGTCCATTTCACTGATTATATACCATTTTGTAACTAGGAAAATTTCCCTAATGTCATGTTTGTTTAATGTGAGATCCCTATGATTAATGTGATATAATAACAGATGGGTTATACAGCAGGCTCCTTGAATGACAGCTGGCTCCGTCCGTCTCGGCAccacaggaaggcaggaaagaagtgTATCTTTTCATCTCTAACTTGCCACTGTCACTACCTTTACAAATCTGTGGGCTAATGGcatttgtgcatatatattttaaaaattaatatttattaaagcaCTAAAAATGAGTTCAGATGCTTTATGGAGAGTGGCACATCTCATTAGACAGTGTTCAAGCAAATGCAATTTTATttcaaagttcttttttctttacaggTAAAGACATAGTATAAACGGCAAAATTCAAAAGGTGCAGAAGATTCTAGTACGGTGAAAAgcaagttttctttctctcctccactCCTAGTCCCACAGTGACCATCCTAAGAAGCAACCACTTCCAGAGATGCaaacacacataccacatacacacagcCCTACTCACACTCTTCTGCACTTTATTACTTAGAATACACCGGAAAATTTCCACGTCTTAGCAAATACAGCTGCCCTGTACTCTTTAATGGCAGCTTAGTGTTCCCTCAGAGGGATGCGCCCCATATCATTCACCCAGCCCCCAGGGACGGgcttttaggttgtttccagctgCTTGCTCTTACAAGCAACATTGCAACACTGCCCTGTTACTTTTAATCTTCTTTATCCTGTGATTCCGTTCTGCTTTTCCTTCCAGCACGACTGCAAAGTGACTCTGCGGGGTTTTCCCGAGTGCCCTCGCCCCAGACCTCAGCGAGTTATTTGTGGAGTCACCGGGTCCTGCTCCGCATTATTATTCGAAGTCTCCCCGGGACAGCGGGGAGCAGGCGGAGCTGCGTGTCCCGGCCTGCGCATCTGGGCCCAGGCGGGCGCGCGTCGCGCTCGGATTTCGGGTGGATAGTGCGTGGGAGGCGGCGCTGCCCTCCGTATGCAGCGCGCGTGCAGCCGCGGTGGCACTGCGATCTGCGGCCTGGGGCCCTGGTGTGAAACTCCCGCGGAGACGCTCCCAGCCGCGGGCCGCAGCTCGCCCCTGCACGGAGGGAGGTGTCTAAAGGTGTCTCTTAGGAACAGGCACAACCCGGGCAGCCGGGCCCCAGAACAATGGGTGCTTTCAGCCGCCCCTTTAGATGCCTGGCCCGTCACCATGGCAACCACCCCATTATTGAAAGTCAGTGCCGGTCCCCGCCTTAGACGCTCTCCTCCCGGGCTCCCCTCCCCCGCCGGCCCCGCCGTATGGTGTGTGTGTCACTGGCAGCTGTTGTCAAAAGAAGGCACCTCTTTGTCTCCAGGGGATGAAAGCCATTTGGTTTCCAGCGCCACCCTTTCTCTCCGCCCGGCAACTTTTCTCCGCGCCCCGTCCCCAAGGCGTCCCTGGATGCGCGCGCTCGGCCCCGCGCCCGCCACCCGCGCTGAGTGCTGGTATCCTCCCCATCACTCAGCCCAGAGCCGTTCTGCCTCTGCCTCAAACTCTCAGAGTCCTTATAAGTCTTATTCTCAAGAGTTGTGTCCCAGCGAAGGGAATCCGCCTTGGAAATCGCGGCTTCCTCCTTGCACGCCGCTCGCTGAGTTTCAGCGCAAGCCGGATCTCCCCTCACACCCAACAGCACCACCTTCCGAGACGAGCGGCTCATTACCGCCCGGTCCCCGCGGCCGGCGCAAGAACTCCTCGCCGGGCCCCATTCCAGGCTGGGTCGGGTCTTTAGAATAAGGACCAGTTGTGTGTCTCCCTGTCGCTGGCAGCGCATCACTTTCTGGCTGAAGAAAAGACAAAACGACGAGGGAAACAATAGGACCTGTATGTTTTACACACAGTTCTCATTCGAAATGTATCatgatcatatttttaaagat
This genomic stretch from Pan paniscus chromosome 7, NHGRI_mPanPan1-v2.0_pri, whole genome shotgun sequence harbors:
- the LOC129398613 gene encoding uncharacterized protein LOC129398613, which codes for MVGRAQGDQAGKGLALLLTLALSCWSQAILQPQPPELGLQAQATVLDFLFNLVRRQDRNMSVVKTSQKVMRCQRQGDTQLVLILKTRPSLEWGPARSSCAGRGDRAVMSRSSRKVVLLGVRGDPACAETQRAACKEEAAISKADSLRWDTTLENKTYKDSESLRQRQNGSGLSDGEDTSTQRGWRARGRARASRDALGTGRGEKLPGGEKGWRWKPNGFHPLETKRCLLLTTAASDTHTIRRGRRGRGAREESV